The nucleotide window GTTACACCCGGAAAGGCACTTATTTTGATTTATAAAAATGCGGGCAGTTGCAGCTCTTTTTAAAAATGCCGCACGAATTAAGGCCCAGGCAGGCCAAAATCAATACCATGTATTTAATTTTTCGCATTTGTTGAAGCGTATAATATTACTAAGGTACCAAAAACTCCCATACCTGCGCCAACAGCGTCTGAAAATAGATCAGCCCACTCGGCGCCGCGCCAGGTAAAAACAAATAGTTGCAGTACTTCTATTAGCGCACCATAGGATAACGCTATTATAAATACTTTTAGTGCATCAATAACGGCAAAATTATCTGTACTGTGTTTTCTGATAAAGCCGTTGCACATCAACACGGTCAATACAAAAAATAAACCGCAATGCACCAGTTTATCAAATCCCGGGAAAAATAGGTGCGAATGCCCTACCGAGCCGAATGATATACTGCACAATATTAAAATAAGTAAGGCCCACAAAATTGCGGGCCTGTGATATTTAAAAAGCATTCTATTAAATTATGCGCCAACAATAGCCTGGTAGGCATCTGCTGTAAGTAAACCGTCTACATCAGCTGCATTTGCCAGGCTAACCTTTACCATCCATCCATCGCCATAAGGGTCGGTGTTCACCAGTTCGGGCTGACTATCAAGTTTTGAATTAACTTCAAGTACGGTCCCGGTTACCGGCATAAACAGGTCTGATACTGTTTTAACAGCCTCTACAGTGCCAAAAACATCTTCACTTGCCACCTCTTTTCCTACCGAAGTGATATCTACATAAACAATATCACCCAATTCGCGCTGCGCAAATTCGGTAATGCCAATATATGCTTCGCCGCCTTCAACGCGTATCCACTCGTGGTCTTTGGTGTATTTTAATTCAGCTGGAAAGTTCATAGTTGTTTTTTAGTTTTTGTCCGCCCAAAAATAATAAAAGTTGTGAGAATACAGCAGGCCCGCCATAATGAAACATAGCGATGGTTTTCAAACTCATTGCTATATGATAGTATTGTTAATATTATCATTAACCACAAATAAATTAAAAATACAATTCAATTAATTAAAACTTAAAAACGAGGTGTTTGTAGTTAATTAAAATTAACAAACAATAACCATGAAAAAGCTTATTTATTTAATGATGATGTGTTGCGCTGCCTGGACGGTACAATCATGCAGCGGAACAAAATCCAGTACTGAAGCAGCAGACAGCGCTAATAGTGCTAAAATTGACACTGCTAAAAAAGACAGCAGCACAGCAGGCGCACCAGCCATTACTGTAAACGAAACTGATTCGAAATTTGCTGTGGATGCGGCTAATGGCGGTATGGCCGAAGTTGCCTTATCTAAACTGGCGCAAACAAAAGCTACCAATGCTAAAGCAAAAGAATTTGCCAGCATGATGATAACTGACCATACCAAAGCAAATGATGAACTAATGGCATTAGCTAAAAGCAAAAACATTACCTTACCCGCTACTATAAGCGATGATAAACAAAAAACTGCCGATGATCTTTCAAAAAAATCGGGTGCCGATTTTGACAAAGATTATATAGATAAAATGCTTGATGATCATAAGAAAACCGTCTCTATGTTTGAAGATGAATCTAAAAATGCAAAAGACCCTGACATTAAGGCGTTTGTTGATAAAACGCTACCTACATTGAAAATGCATTTACAGCATGTACAAACCATTAAAGATGGAATGAAATAGCCGTACAGCCTATACCGGTTTGAACGGGACACTTTGAAAGAGGGGTCCCGTTTTCTTTTAGTTTATTTTTCAGCCACAACACTAATTCGTATAATTGCGTAGCTATGTCTGCACCTATTGTAACCGGTTTAATGGCCTACGGCATGTCTGGCAGGATATTTCAGGCGCCATTTTTAAGTACGCACCCTGGCTTTAAATTGAAGGCAGTTGTTGAGCGCAGCCGGAAAATAATGGCTGGTACATATCCGGGTATTGTTAGTTATAATACTGTAGACGAGTTGCTGAACGACCCTGAAATTGAACTGATTGTAGTCAATACACCAGGGTATACCCACTTTGATTTTGCCCGGCAAGCTTTAAAAGCCGGGAAGCATGTGCTGATAGAAAAACCCGTAGCTGCTACCACTGCCGAATTTAAAGCTTTATATGATTTATCCCGCGAAACTGGTAACCACGTAATGGTATATCAGAACCGCCGTTGGGACAGCGATTTTTTAGCAGTTAAACAAGTAATAGAAAGCGGACGTTTGGGCAACCTGATAGAGGTTAATTTTAGGTATGACAGGTACAAACCCGAGTTAAGCCCTAAAAAGTTTAAGGAGGATGCAACCCTACCGCCCAATGGTTTAGTGTATGACCTTGGCCCGCATTTGATAGACCAGGCAATTAGTTTGTTTGGGCGACCGCTGTCTTTCCGCAAGATAACGGCTATTCATCGCGAAAATTCGGAAGTGATCGATTATTTCAGCTTTCAATTGACCTATCCAAACCAATTGAATGTAAATTTAACATCGGGTTTGCTGATAGCGGGGCCGCTGCCATCGTTTGTGGTGCATGGTACTTTGGGCAGCTTTATTAAGAATAGATGTGATGTGCAGGAAGAACAATTGGATAAAAATATGAAACCAACCGACCCAGCTTATGGGCAGGAGCCGGCTGGTTGCGAAGGCAAACTTATTTTAGCAGATTTAGATGACAAAAAACATACCGAACAAATTACATCGCTAAAAGGGGATTACACACATTTATTTGAAGCCGTTTATCAGACTATCCGTAATAACGCGTTATATCCTATAACTGAAGAACATATAGCCTGGCAGATGGAATTGCTGGAGGCTGAATAGATGAAATACCTTTATTAAAAAATACTTAAAACCATGAAACGCATACTGCTTTTATTAATCCTTATCGCTACGGTTAGCTGTATACAAGCACAAAAAGCCGATACGGCTGTGAAGCCAAAACCTATCGCGCCATTCCGTATTTTAACCTCTGATAGCACCTGGTTTACCCCTGCAAACTTAAAAAAGGAGAAACCGGTGGTTATTATTTACTTCTCGCCCGATTGCAGCCACTGCCAGCGGATGATGTATGAGTTAAAGCCCAAACTGAACCAGTTAAAAAATATCCAGATAGTGATGATCACTTGGTCTAAAGATTATGATATCCGTGGCATTCGTGAATTTAGACGTGATTACGACCTGAAAAAATACGTAAACTTTACACTTGGCACCGAAGGCTATACCATGCTGGTGCAAAAATATTACGAAGTTAAAACCACCCCCTATATTGCCATGTATAACAGCGCGCATAAATGGGTGAAAGCATTTGATAAAGTACCCAAAACTGAAGACGTTTTGGCCAGCGCGAAAGCTTTAAAATAACCCTTTACAATTGCGAGCGATAGCGTGGTAATCTCGTAGGTTTGCAACCTACGAGATTACCACGTCGCTACGCTCCTCGCAATGACAATATCCTTTCGTAATCAAAAATTTACCATCGTACTATCCTGCTTAGCAATAAAGTTACAAAGCTTATATAGTAAAAACAGGTTTAAACAATGACTTTTGCGGCATGAATTTTAAGTATGTCCTAAGTCTGTTATTATTTATAAGTGTCACTAACATTTTTGCACAGCAAGTACCTGTTAAAGGTTCGGTGAGCGGAAAACTAATCGACGGCGCCACCAACCAGCCTTTAGAATTTGCAACCGTTTCACTCATAAAGAAATCAGATAATTTACCTGCAAAAAGCATCCAAACTGACCTACAGGGGAACTTTAAGCTTGATAATATCGCCGATGGGTTTTACCTGTTGCGCGCCACTTATGTTGGCTACGGCACGGTAACTAAGGACAGTATTGCCATTAGCCCTAAAAAACGGGTATACGTTTTCAGCAACCTTAAATTAAAAGCTATAAAGGGTGTACTTAAAGAAGTTGCCATTAAAGCGCAGCGCAGCACTATTCAAATCGGGATTGATAAAAAAGTTTTTAGTGTAGACCAAAGCCTGGTAAGCCAGGGCGGCTCAGCTACCGATCTGTTAAGCAACGTACCTTCTGTACAGGTTGATGTTGATGGTAACCTTAACCTACGCGGTTCAAGCAATGTAAGAGTATTGATCAATGGTAAGCCATCGGCCCTAACCGGCAGTAACATGGCCGATATTTTGCAATCTATCCCAGCAAGTTCTATCGAAAATATCGAGGTGATCACCAACCCATCATCAAAATACGATGCCGAAGGTCAATCAGGTATTATTAATATTGTGTTGAAGAAGAATGCGCGCTTAGGGTTAAATGGTTCATTATCTGGGTCAATTGGTTACCAACACACTTATAACGGTAGTGCTAACCTTGCATATCAAACCAAATCGGTAAATCTGTATGCTAATTACAGTTACCGCAAAGCGCATCGTGAAGGGGATGGGTACACCAACCGTACATCTGTAGACGCCTTTAATAACCCGGTTCTGCAAAATCAAATTGCTAACCAGGCTTTTGATTTTAATGCACATAACATCCGTGCGGGGGTAGATTTTAACCTGGATGATAAAACCACGCTTAGCTTTAATGCCAACGCTAACCTGCGTAACCGTAATCGTGCACAG belongs to Mucilaginibacter boryungensis and includes:
- a CDS encoding VanZ family protein — protein: MLFKYHRPAILWALLILILCSISFGSVGHSHLFFPGFDKLVHCGLFFVLTVLMCNGFIRKHSTDNFAVIDALKVFIIALSYGALIEVLQLFVFTWRGAEWADLFSDAVGAGMGVFGTLVILYASTNAKN
- the gcvH gene encoding glycine cleavage system protein GcvH codes for the protein MNFPAELKYTKDHEWIRVEGGEAYIGITEFAQRELGDIVYVDITSVGKEVASEDVFGTVEAVKTVSDLFMPVTGTVLEVNSKLDSQPELVNTDPYGDGWMVKVSLANAADVDGLLTADAYQAIVGA
- a CDS encoding DUF4142 domain-containing protein, yielding MKKLIYLMMMCCAAWTVQSCSGTKSSTEAADSANSAKIDTAKKDSSTAGAPAITVNETDSKFAVDAANGGMAEVALSKLAQTKATNAKAKEFASMMITDHTKANDELMALAKSKNITLPATISDDKQKTADDLSKKSGADFDKDYIDKMLDDHKKTVSMFEDESKNAKDPDIKAFVDKTLPTLKMHLQHVQTIKDGMK
- a CDS encoding Gfo/Idh/MocA family oxidoreductase, producing the protein MSAPIVTGLMAYGMSGRIFQAPFLSTHPGFKLKAVVERSRKIMAGTYPGIVSYNTVDELLNDPEIELIVVNTPGYTHFDFARQALKAGKHVLIEKPVAATTAEFKALYDLSRETGNHVMVYQNRRWDSDFLAVKQVIESGRLGNLIEVNFRYDRYKPELSPKKFKEDATLPPNGLVYDLGPHLIDQAISLFGRPLSFRKITAIHRENSEVIDYFSFQLTYPNQLNVNLTSGLLIAGPLPSFVVHGTLGSFIKNRCDVQEEQLDKNMKPTDPAYGQEPAGCEGKLILADLDDKKHTEQITSLKGDYTHLFEAVYQTIRNNALYPITEEHIAWQMELLEAE
- a CDS encoding TlpA family protein disulfide reductase gives rise to the protein MKRILLLLILIATVSCIQAQKADTAVKPKPIAPFRILTSDSTWFTPANLKKEKPVVIIYFSPDCSHCQRMMYELKPKLNQLKNIQIVMITWSKDYDIRGIREFRRDYDLKKYVNFTLGTEGYTMLVQKYYEVKTTPYIAMYNSAHKWVKAFDKVPKTEDVLASAKALK